Sequence from the Stenotrophomonas sp. 364 genome:
TGCTGCTGTGCCTGCCGCTGGCAGCCTGCAACAACCACGACGCCGCCCGGACCGACCCGGGTACCGGCAAGGCCACGTCGCCGGCCGCTGAAGCCAGCACCGTTGGCAAGACCGTGCAGGACGCCACCGACAAGGCCCGCAAGGAACTGGCGGAGAGCAATATCAGCGTGTCCAACGGCCAGTCGATCAAGGCCGAAATCACCCCGCAGGGGGAACTGCTGATCAACGGCACCGCCGTGGCCACCGACGCCCACCAGCGTGAACTTCTGCTGGACTACCGGAAGCAGGTGGAAGCGGTGGCCGGCGCCGGCATGGAGATCGGCGTGGCCGGGGCCAACCTGGGCGTGAAGGCGGCCGGCGAGGCGCTGAAGGGCATCTTCTCCGGCGATACCCAGGGCATCGAGGGGCGGGTGAACGCCGAAGCCAGCAAGATCGAGGCCCAGGCCAAGCAGCTGTGCACCCTGCTGCCGGGCATGATGGCCAAGCAGCAGGCGCTGGCCGCCGCCGTGCCCGAGTTCAAGCCCTACGCCACCATGGACCAGAGCGACATCGACGACTGCGGCAAGTAATTGCCGGGCCTGCGACGTTCGGTCGCAGCCGGGTCCGCACGCACGGGGGGAGGACTAGAATGGTCCTCCCCCTTTTCATGCCTGCGCTCACCATGAAGAAGCTGTGCCTGCTGCTGTTTGCCCTGTTCTGGCTGGCCGCCACCGGCTGCGACCAGGAATACCGCAACCATCGTGCCGAGCGCGGCAAGCCGAAGATCACCGTCAGCGACGGCATGCTCACGGTGCGCCGCGCGCCGGCGCCGAACATCATTGTGCTGCCCAACGGCCACATGAAGATCGACGAGATCGAAATTCCGCTCGATCCCAGCCAGCAGGCCCTGCTGCAGGGCATGTTCGGCCAGTTGCAGGTGCTGCGCCAGAACACCCTCACCGACGCCCCGCCGGACCCGGCCAAGCGTTCGGTCAAGATCCAGGTGCCGGCCGGCATGCAGCCGATCCCGCCGGACCTGGTGCAGCGCATCCCGGAGTTCAAGGACTACACCGAGACCTTCGACAACCTGCAGGCCGATCGGCACTGACGATTGACGGCGCGGCGCGTCGATGGGTCGGGCGCTGGGCGCCCGACCCACCGACGGCCACTGAGCCAGTCCCCGTAGAGCCGGGCTCTGCCCGGCTGCCCCTGAATTTCCGGCCACCGAACGGCTTGCTCGCGGCGGGAACGAAGCGCCGGCCAGCGGCCGGCACTACCGGCGGAACAAAAAACGGGCCTTTCGGCCCGTTTTTCGTTGTTGCCGCTACCTGTATCGATCAACCACCGCCACCGCCGCTACCCGCATGGATACCACCGGCCGTCAGCGCCGCCGGGTCCAACAGCTTGCGCAGCTCCGCCTCGGACAACCCGCTGTCTTCCAGCGCCACGTCCAGCACCGGGCGCTGCTCCTTGTAGGCGCGCTTGGCAATCGCTGCGGCCTTTTCATAGCCGATGATCGGGTTCAGCGCGGTCACCAGGATCGGGTTGCGGTCCAGCGCCTCGCGCACCCGGTCTTCGCGCACCGTCAGGCCGGCGATCGCAGTATCGGCCAGCAGCCGCGAGATGTTGGACAGCAGGCCGATCCCATCGAGCAGGTTGGCCGCGATCAGCGGCAGCGTCACGTTCAACTGGAAATTGCCGGTCTGCCCGGCCACCGTGATCGCGGTGTGGTGGCCGATCACCTGCGCGCACACCATCACCGTGGCCTCCGGAATCACCGGGTTGACCTTGCCCGGCATGATCGAGCTGCCCGGCTGCAGCGCCGGCAGTTCGATTTCGCCCAGGCCAGCCAGCGGACCGGCATTCATCCAGCGCAGGTCGTTGGCGATCTTGATCAGGGCCACCGCCAGCGCGTTGAGCTGGCCGGACAGTTCCACCGCATCGTCCTGCGCAGCCAGGCCTTCGAACTTGTTCTCGGCGCTGTCGAACTTGACCCCGGTCTGCTGCTTGAGCAGTTTGGCCACGCGTTCGCCAAAGCGCGGATCGGCGTTGATGCCGGTGCCGATCGCCGTGCCGCCCAGCGGCAGCCGACGCAGGCGCTTGAGGCTGTCTTCGATACGCTCCTGCGCCGAGGCCAACTGCGCCGACCACGCACCGAACTCCTGCTCGAAGGTCAGTGGCATGGCGTCCATGAGGTGGGTGCGCCCGGTCTTGACCACCTTGCGCAGGCTGCGGCCCTTCTTGTCGATGGTCTTGCGCAGGTGCACCAGCGCCGGCAGCAGCTGTTCGTGCACGCCCAGCAGCGCCGAGACGCGCAGCGCGGTGGGAATGACATCGTTGGAGCTCTGGCCCTGGTTGACGTGGTCGTTGGGATGCACCGCCAGCTTGCCCGCCTTGCCCGCGCGGTTGGCCAGGGTGGCAATCACCTCGTTGGCATTCATGTTCGACGACGTGCCCGAACCGGTCTGGTAGACATCAATCGGGAAGTGCGCATCGTGCTGGCCGTCGGCCACTTCGGCCGCGGCTGCCTCGACCGCCTTGCCGATGTTCTTCGGCAGATGACCCAGCTCGACGTTCACCGCCGCCGCTGCGCCCTTGACCAGGCCCAGCGCGCGGATGAAGCCGCGCGGCATGCGCTGCCCGGACACCGGGAAATTGTTCACGGCCCGCTGCGTCTGCGCGCCCCACAACGCATCGCTGGGCACCTGCAGTTCGCCCATGCTGTCGTGCTCGATCCTGAAACCCTTGCTCATTGCATCAACTCCGCGATTCTTTCGGTAGGGAAAGGGAACCTGCGGCTGGCAACGGGCCTGATTCCCTGGCTGGCGGCTCTACGCACAATACTCCCACCGTGCACCGAACCCAACAGCGCGGGTGATCGGCTAGACTCGGGATTCGTGTCCATTCAGAAAGACTGCCGCCCCCATGGGTGACGACCCTCACTGTAGTTTCTGGCGCGCCACTGCGCGCATGCCCCTGCCCGCGCACCCCGCCGGCGCCGACGCCCCCCTGCCTGCTGCGGCCACGCCGCGGGGCGCGCGATGATCGGCAACCTCCTTCTGCTGCTGTTGGCCCTGGGCCTGGTGCTGCTCAACGGGTTCTTCGTGGCCGCCGAGTTCGCCCTGGTCAAGCTGCGCCATACGCAGGCCGTCGGCCTGGCCGAACGCCACGGTTGGCGCGGCCGCCTGCTGCTCAACGTGCACTCCCATCTGGATGCCTATCTGTCGGCGTGCCAGCTGGGCATCACCCTGTCGTCGCTGGGCCTGGGCTGGGTCGGCGAGCCGGCCTTCGCGCACCTGCTGCAGCCGCTGTTCGATGCCTTCGGCATGAGCGCCGACGCCTCGCGCCTGACCGCTTTCATCATCGCCTTCAGCGTGATTTCCTTCCTGCACATCGTGCTGGGCGAACTGGCCCCCAAGTCGATGGCGATCCGCCGCCCGGACCGCATGTCGCTGTGGACCGCCGCGCCGCTGTACCTGTTCTACTGGGCCATGTACCCAGCCATCTGGCTGCTCAACAACAGCGCCAATGCGCTGCTGCGGCTGGCCGGCTGGGGCGATGTTGAACATGCCTCGCACCGCTATTCGCGCGAGGAACTCAAGCTCATCGTCGGCCGCCAGCAGCCCACCGACAGCGCGCCCGACCACGGCCTGACGCTGATGAGCCATGCACTGGAACTGCCCGAGCTGGTCGCCGGCGACCTGATGCGCCCGCGCGACCATATGCGCGCGTTCCGCGAGGGCATGGATCTGGCCGACGTCATGGCCGAGTTCGCCGAGAGCCGTTACAGCCGCTACCCGTGGTTCGACCGCGACGGCGAGGACGTGCTCGGCATCCTGCACATGAAGGACCTGCTGGTGGAGATCGCCCGCGGCCAGCCCACCGACGACCTGCGCGCACTGCTGCGCCCGGCCAACCTGATCGCACTGGAAACGCCAGTTCCCAGCGTGCTGGAACGCTTCCGCACCGGCACCACACACCTGGCGCTGTGCGTGGAGGAACATGGCCGCATCCTGGGGTACTTCACTCTGGAGGACGTGCTGGAAGTGGTGGTCGGGGACATCGAGGACGAGCACCCGCATATCGTCAAGGACGCCCCCACCCGCGGCGCCGATGGCAGCCTGCTGGTGGCCGGCTCGACCTCGATCTTCCGGCTGGAGCGCCTGCTCGGGCATGACCTGGAGGCCCCGGACCACCTCAATTCGGTCGGCGGGCTGATCGTCCACCAGTTGCAGCGGCTGCCGGAAGAAGGCGAGCAGCTGGTGATCGACGGCCACCAGTTCACCATCAAGCGCATGGCCGGCCACCGCATCCAGGCCGTCACCGTACGCATGGCACAGGCCGAGGCCCCCGGGGCAGCGTAGAATGACGGCCCCCGCCGTCATTGCCCTGCGCCCGCCATGTCCGAATTCGCCCTGCTCGCCCTGTCCCCGCTCGATGGCCGCTACGCCGGCAAGGTCGACGCACTGCGTCCGATTTTTTCCGAATACGGCCTGATCAAGGCCCGCGTGAAGGTGGAAGTGGAATGGCTGTTGGCCCTGGCCAACGAGCCGGGCATCGTCGAACTGGCGCCGTTCTCGGCCGCCGCCAGCGCCCGCCTGCGCGCCCTGGTCGATGATTTCGCCCCCGCCCACGCCGCGCGGGTGAAGGAAATCGAGCGCACCACCAACCACGACGTCAAGGCGGTGGAGTACTTCATCAAGGAACAGCTCAAGGCCGACGCCGAGCTGGGCCCGGCGCTGGAGTTCGTGCATTTCGCCTGCACCAGCGAGGACATCAACAACCTCAGCTACGGCCTGATCCTGGAACAGGCCCGCCGCGACGTGCTGCTGCCCAGCCTGGACGGCGTGACCGCCAGCCTGCGCGCCCTCGCCCACGCCCAGGCCGAGCAGCCGATGCTGTCGCGCACCCATGGCCAGACCGCCTCCCCCACCACCCTGGGCAAGGAAGTGGCCAACGTGGTCGCCCGCCTGGAGCGCCAGCGCAGGCAGATTGCCGCGGTGGAACTGACCGGCAAGATCAACGGCGCGGTCGGCAACTACAACGCCCACGTCATCGCCTACCCGGCAGTGGACTGGCCGGCCTTCGCCAAGCGCTTCGTGGAAAGCCTGGGCCTGGTGTTCAACCCGTACACCACCCAGATCGAGCCGCACGACAACGTCGCCGAAATCGGCGATGCCGCGCGCCGCGCCAACATCATCCTGATCGACCTGGCACGTGACATCTGGGGCTACATCTCGCTGGGCTACTTCAAGCAGAAGCTCAAGGAAGGCGAAGTGGGCTCCTCGACCATGCCGCACAAGGTCAACCCGATCGACTTCGAAAACGCCGAAGGCAACTTCGGCATCGCCAACGCCCTGTTCGAGCATTTCAGCGCCAAGCTGCCGATCAGCCGCTGGCAGCGCGACCTCACCGACTCCACCGTACTGCGCGCGGTCGGCACTGCCTTCGGCCACACCCAGGTCGGCCTGGATTCGCTGGCCAAGGGCCTGGGCAAGCTGACCGTGAACCCGGAGCGCCTGGACGCCGACCTCAACGCCGCGTGGGAAGTGCTGGCCGAAGCCGTGCAGACGGTCATGCGCCGGTACGGCCTGCCCAACCCCTACGAACAGCTCAAGGCCCTCACCCGCGGCCAGGGCATCACCGCCGAATCGATGCAGGCCTTCGTCGAATCGCTGGACCTGCCCGAAGACGCCAAGCAGAACCTGCGCGACCTGACCCCGGGCGGCTACATCGGCCTGGCGGCGGACCTGGCCAAGGCGATCTGAGGATCGCGCCACCTGCATGACGCCAGAAGGGACGCCGGCACTGCCCGCGTCCCTTTTTCGTTGTGGGGGCGAGGAGCAGCCGGGCAGAGCCCGGCTCTACGGGGCGTTTCATTGCAATGGGCTAGCGGATCCGGACACGGCATCGGCAGTCGGTTGGGACCCGACCCTACCAAAGCAACACATCACCGCTGTCCAACTTCGGTTAACGCGCACGTCACGTAACAACGCAGGCTACTGACCCGCCTTACCTGCCGCCCAGACCGCATACCGTCCAGAGGTGGCCGGGCAGCCTTGCCCAGGACCGTGTGTTGCCATGGATGGCAACATCGAGCCCCCAGGGACGGGTTTACGGCGTGTCCTGGGCAAGGCTGCCCGGCCACCTCCCGCCGCAGTCAGTCAAGGCGCTGCTTTGGACGTCGCTTTGGACGTAGCTTTGGACGTGGCATTACGCTTTCAAACTTCCCCCCACACCCCGCGACACCCCACCGCAGGTGCACATCGGCCCCAACCAGCGGACAATGGCCCCGCTCGCGCCGGCCACCTGCCGCGCCCCCGCTTTCCGTCTACACGCTCCAAGGATTCCCCCATGGCTGCCCGCACCACCAAGACCCCCGTCATCGAAATCCAGGCCCGCCCCGGCCTGCCGCTCGGCATGCCCGCCGCCGTCTTCCTGCGCGACTACTGGCAGAAGCGCCCGCTCCTCATCCGCGGCGCCTTCCCCGATTTCGAAACCCCCGTCCAGCCCGAAGACCTCGCCGGCTTGGCCTGCGAAGAAACCGCCCTGTCGCGCCTCATCACCCATGACCGTGCCACCGACGGCTGGAGCGTACGCACCGGCCCGTTCCAGGAAGACGAATTCCCCGGCATGCCCGACCACGACTGGACCCTGCTCGTCCAGGACGTCGACAAGTGGGACGCCGACGTCCGCGCCCTCGTCAACCACTTCGACTTCCTGCCGCGCTGGCGCATGGACGATGTGATGATCAGCTTCGCCGCCACCGGCGGCTCCGTCGGCGCCCACGTCGACCAGTACGACGTCTTCCTGCTGCAGGCCTACGGCCACCGCCGCTGGCAGATCGACGCCAGCGAATCCACCAAGGGCAAGCGCCCCCCGCTCGACTTCCGCGACGACGTCGAGCTCAAGCTCCTGCGCCGCTTCAAGCCCACCCACGACTGGGTGCTTGAACCGGGCGACATGCTCTACCTGCCGCCCAACGTCCCTCACAACGGCGTCGCCGAAGACCCCTGCCTCACCTTCTCCTTCGGCATGCGCGCACCGGCCTCGGCCGAACTCATCAGCGATTACCTGGACACCCTCATCGAAGGCGCCGACGAATCGATCCGCTACCAGGATCCGGATCTCAAGCTGCCCGAAGACCCCCACGAAATCGACGTACTGGCCATGAACCGCGTGGTCGAGGCGCTCAATGCCATCCGCATGAACGACCCCGACAAGCTCGGTGACTGGTTCGGCCGCTTCATCACCACCTACCGCGCCGCCGGCGAAGTGGTGGCCGGCGCCGAGCCGCTGCCGCGCGAAGAGATCGAGGCCGCGCTGTCCGCCGGCCTGGACCTGCAGCGGCACCCGTGGGCACGCGTGGCCTGGCGTCGCGCCAAGCGCGGGGCCAGCCTGTACTGCAGCGGCCTGGAGTTCGCCCTGCCGGTCAAGGATGCGCAGGTCCTGGCGGCCACCGAACAGCTTGGCGGCGCGGTCTACGGCAAGCTCTCGGCCAAGGGGCGCGACGCCGTGCAGGCCTTGATTGCTGGCGGCTACTACCAGCTGTTCGACCCCAACGCCCGCGACGAAGCGTTCGACGACGAGGCGTTCGATGACGAAGCGGACGCCGACGATGGCCACGCCGCCGGGAACGCCGTCGTCGACGGCACCGACAGCATCGAGGTCATGCACGACGCCACGGTCGAGGCCGACGTGCACGAAGTGACCATCCACGAAGACGGTATCGAAGTCATCGTCGATTTCGACGACAGCGACGACCAGGACGACGGCAAACCGGCCTGAGCATGACGGCCCGCGTCCAGGTCGAGCCGGTGGACTACCCGACGCAGCGCGAGGCGCTGCATCGGGTCCGGCAGCGCGTGTTCGTCGAGGAGCAGCAGGTCCCGGCGGCGTTGGAAATCGACGCGCTGGACCCGCTCAGCGTGCATGTACTGGCCCGTGGCAGCGACGGCGAACCGATCGGTGCCGGGCGGCTCACCCCGGACGGCCGGATCGGCCGCATGGCGGTGCTGGCCGACTGGCGGGGCCGCGGCGTCGGGGAAGCGCTGCTGCTGGCCCTGATCGAGGCCGCGCGCGGCCGTGGCTGGCGCGAGGTGAACCTGCACGCCCAGTTGCCGGCCCGGGTGTTCTATACCCGCCAAGGCTTCCTGCCCGAGGGCGAGGTCTTCACCGAGGCCGGCATCGCCCACCAGCACATGCGCCTGGTGCTGGATGGCGCGGTGGCCATCGACCGTGCCGACCAGGCCGTGGCGATCACCACCGCCCTGGTCCACCGCGCCCGACGCCAGCTGTGGCTGCACAGCCGTCAGCTCGACCCCGGGGTGCTGGATGCCGCGCCGGTGCTGGAGGCGCTGCGCCGGTTCGCCACCGCCCGACACGACAAGCAGGCGCTGCTGATCGTGCACGACGCCGCCGCCATCGCCCAGGCCGGCTCACCGCTGCTGGGGCTGCTGCAACGCCTGCCCAGCGTGTTCCGGATCCGCCAGGTCAGCGACCCGATCGACCGCGCGACGGCGTCGGCCTGCCTGCTCAACGATGCCGGCGACTACTACTTTCGTCTGAGCGGACACCGTTTCGACGGCGAAGCAGGGCTCGCGCAGCGAGCACGTTCGCGACCGTTGCAGGACGGTTTGCAGCGCGTATGGGAACGTTCGCGCGAATGCAGGGAACTGCGGGCAATCGGCCTGTAGCTCACGCCACGGGCTCGAACCTGTCTGGGAATGACACCGCAGGTCCTGCCCAGGCCCCTGCGGCGCCCCTTCCTGTCCCGATGGGGGTACAATTTGGGGAGTTAGATACCGCCCGCGCAGGGCTATTCACGTTTCCCTGCCGGATCATCGAAGCCTTACCCCACAAGCGAATCCGACCCTCCATCGTGGACAATCTACTGAAGCAGTTTGCGCAGTCTTCGCAGCTCGCCGGCGGCAACGCCTCCTATATCGAGGATCTGTACGAGCAGTACCTCGTTTCTCCGGACAGTGTCGATCCCAAATGGAAGACCTACTTCGACGGCTTCAAGGGCCGCGAAGCCGGTGACATTCCGCACTCGGCCGTCATCGCCCACATCACCGAAGCCGCCAAAAACGCTGGCAACAGCGCCACGGCCACCGGTGCCGGCGACGAGCGCGAGCGCAATGTCGGCCGTCTGATCACCGCCTACCGTTCGCGTGGCCACCTCGGTGCCCGCCTGGACCCGCTGGGCCTGACCCCGCCGACCAACCCGCCGGACCTGGGGCTGCCGTTCCACAGCCTGTCCGAGAG
This genomic interval carries:
- a CDS encoding class II fumarate hydratase, whose translation is MSKGFRIEHDSMGELQVPSDALWGAQTQRAVNNFPVSGQRMPRGFIRALGLVKGAAAAVNVELGHLPKNIGKAVEAAAAEVADGQHDAHFPIDVYQTGSGTSSNMNANEVIATLANRAGKAGKLAVHPNDHVNQGQSSNDVIPTALRVSALLGVHEQLLPALVHLRKTIDKKGRSLRKVVKTGRTHLMDAMPLTFEQEFGAWSAQLASAQERIEDSLKRLRRLPLGGTAIGTGINADPRFGERVAKLLKQQTGVKFDSAENKFEGLAAQDDAVELSGQLNALAVALIKIANDLRWMNAGPLAGLGEIELPALQPGSSIMPGKVNPVIPEATVMVCAQVIGHHTAITVAGQTGNFQLNVTLPLIAANLLDGIGLLSNISRLLADTAIAGLTVREDRVREALDRNPILVTALNPIIGYEKAAAIAKRAYKEQRPVLDVALEDSGLSEAELRKLLDPAALTAGGIHAGSGGGGG
- the purB gene encoding adenylosuccinate lyase; protein product: MSEFALLALSPLDGRYAGKVDALRPIFSEYGLIKARVKVEVEWLLALANEPGIVELAPFSAAASARLRALVDDFAPAHAARVKEIERTTNHDVKAVEYFIKEQLKADAELGPALEFVHFACTSEDINNLSYGLILEQARRDVLLPSLDGVTASLRALAHAQAEQPMLSRTHGQTASPTTLGKEVANVVARLERQRRQIAAVELTGKINGAVGNYNAHVIAYPAVDWPAFAKRFVESLGLVFNPYTTQIEPHDNVAEIGDAARRANIILIDLARDIWGYISLGYFKQKLKEGEVGSSTMPHKVNPIDFENAEGNFGIANALFEHFSAKLPISRWQRDLTDSTVLRAVGTAFGHTQVGLDSLAKGLGKLTVNPERLDADLNAAWEVLAEAVQTVMRRYGLPNPYEQLKALTRGQGITAESMQAFVESLDLPEDAKQNLRDLTPGGYIGLAADLAKAI
- a CDS encoding GNAT family N-acetyltransferase → MTARVQVEPVDYPTQREALHRVRQRVFVEEQQVPAALEIDALDPLSVHVLARGSDGEPIGAGRLTPDGRIGRMAVLADWRGRGVGEALLLALIEAARGRGWREVNLHAQLPARVFYTRQGFLPEGEVFTEAGIAHQHMRLVLDGAVAIDRADQAVAITTALVHRARRQLWLHSRQLDPGVLDAAPVLEALRRFATARHDKQALLIVHDAAAIAQAGSPLLGLLQRLPSVFRIRQVSDPIDRATASACLLNDAGDYYFRLSGHRFDGEAGLAQRARSRPLQDGLQRVWERSRECRELRAIGL
- a CDS encoding cupin domain-containing protein; protein product: MAARTTKTPVIEIQARPGLPLGMPAAVFLRDYWQKRPLLIRGAFPDFETPVQPEDLAGLACEETALSRLITHDRATDGWSVRTGPFQEDEFPGMPDHDWTLLVQDVDKWDADVRALVNHFDFLPRWRMDDVMISFAATGGSVGAHVDQYDVFLLQAYGHRRWQIDASESTKGKRPPLDFRDDVELKLLRRFKPTHDWVLEPGDMLYLPPNVPHNGVAEDPCLTFSFGMRAPASAELISDYLDTLIEGADESIRYQDPDLKLPEDPHEIDVLAMNRVVEALNAIRMNDPDKLGDWFGRFITTYRAAGEVVAGAEPLPREEIEAALSAGLDLQRHPWARVAWRRAKRGASLYCSGLEFALPVKDAQVLAATEQLGGAVYGKLSAKGRDAVQALIAGGYYQLFDPNARDEAFDDEAFDDEADADDGHAAGNAVVDGTDSIEVMHDATVEADVHEVTIHEDGIEVIVDFDDSDDQDDGKPA
- a CDS encoding hemolysin family protein, encoding MIGNLLLLLLALGLVLLNGFFVAAEFALVKLRHTQAVGLAERHGWRGRLLLNVHSHLDAYLSACQLGITLSSLGLGWVGEPAFAHLLQPLFDAFGMSADASRLTAFIIAFSVISFLHIVLGELAPKSMAIRRPDRMSLWTAAPLYLFYWAMYPAIWLLNNSANALLRLAGWGDVEHASHRYSREELKLIVGRQQPTDSAPDHGLTLMSHALELPELVAGDLMRPRDHMRAFREGMDLADVMAEFAESRYSRYPWFDRDGEDVLGILHMKDLLVEIARGQPTDDLRALLRPANLIALETPVPSVLERFRTGTTHLALCVEEHGRILGYFTLEDVLEVVVGDIEDEHPHIVKDAPTRGADGSLLVAGSTSIFRLERLLGHDLEAPDHLNSVGGLIVHQLQRLPEEGEQLVIDGHQFTIKRMAGHRIQAVTVRMAQAEAPGAA